One Nicotiana sylvestris chromosome 12, ASM39365v2, whole genome shotgun sequence genomic window carries:
- the LOC138883544 gene encoding uncharacterized protein, with the protein MEKDFFIFVRKYHQCQVHGDLIHAPPIELHPMSAPCPFVAWVMDVFGPIEPKASNGHRFTLVAIDYFTKWVEAITLKAVTKKVVVDFVHSNIICRFGVLSTISSAMIPPEWFQSYNSIQTLFTLNPVQVHLIKR; encoded by the coding sequence atggaaaaagatttcttcatttttgtccggAAAtatcatcagtgtcaggtgcacggtgacctgattcatgcaccacctatagaactgcatcctatgtcagcaccATGTCCATTCGTTGCTTGGGTTATGGATGTctttgggccaatcgagccaaaagcttcaaatgggcatagattcacaCTGGttgccattgattacttcacaaagtgggttgaggcAATTACTCTCAAAGCTGTCACTAAGAAAGTAGTGGTAGACTTCGTGCACTCCAATATCATCTGTCGTTTTGGTGTTCTTTCAACCATCAGTTCGGCGATGATCCcacctgaatggttccaaagttatAATTCGATCCAAACTCTTTTTACCCTAAATCCTGTTCAAGTCCATCTGATCAAGCGATGA
- the LOC138883545 gene encoding uncharacterized protein produces the protein MKYIFQKPMPTGRLAKWQILLTEFNIVYVTLMAMKAQALADHLAENLIDDEYQPLSTYFPDEEVNSIEVTSEDTNAWKMFFDGAVNAKSVEIRAILISPTGQHYPVITRLRFFYTNNTAEYEACIMGMNMVIDQDVEELLIMGDSDLIIRQA, from the coding sequence atgaagtacatattccagaagccgatgcccacagggaggttagcaaaatggcagatcctgctcactgaatttaacatagtctatgtcaccctcatggcaatgaaagcccaggctttAGCAGATCACCTAGCTGAAAACCTTATTGATGATGAATATCAACCTCTAAGTACTTACTTTCCGGATGAGGAGGTGAATTCAATTGAGGTAACatcagaagacaccaatgcttggaaaatgttcttcgatggagctgtaaACGCAAAAAGTGTCGAGATtagggcaattttgatctcacccactggtcaacacTATCCAGTCATAACCCGACTTCGATTTTTCTACACAAACAACacggccgaatatgaagcctgtattatgggtatgaatatggTAATTGACCAAGATGTGGAAgagttgttaatcatgggagattcagatctgattatccgacaagcttaG
- the LOC138883546 gene encoding uncharacterized protein, which produces MAERFFTINQIFFRKNDLAPEGASHHKALHLTVKCEGHYVKRVMVDGGSGVDIYPLSTLQRMEIGSERIRPNNVCVHAFESIKRDTIGEIDLILTIGPMDFEVTFQVLDMDTSYNFRLGRPWIHATRAVPSTLHQMVIFKYEDQEIVVHGEDEQSIYQDPSFPCLEARKVASI; this is translated from the coding sequence ATGGCGGAAAGATTCTTCACAATTAATCAGATTTTCTTTAGGAAGAACGATTTGGCCCCGGAAGGGGCCTCCCACCACAAAGCCCTCCATCTGACAGTTAAGTGTGAGGGTCACTATGTAAAAAGGGTCATGGTGGATGGTGGATCGGGGGTTGATATCTAccctctctcaactttgcaaagaatggagattggTTCTGAGAGAATCAGGCCTAACAATGTATGTGTGCATGCCTTTGAgagcatcaagagagacaccataggggagatcgatttgattttgactattggtcctatggatttcgaggtgacctttcaggtcctagacatggacacttcttataatttccgcttgggaagaccttggattcatgcgacAAGAGCCGTACCttccactctccaccagatggtgatTTTTAAATATGAAGACCAAGAAATTGTGGttcatggagaagacgagcagtCAATTTACCAAGACCCATCATTCCCATGTCTCGAAGCTAGGAAGGTAGCGAGCATATAg